TTAATCCGCGCTTTGCCCTCAGCCGCAAGGTTGCTGGACTGATTTGGGAAATGTAAACTTTGGTAGTTCCATTTTCACAGCATACCACAAAAGAACGGGGAAGCTCATACGAAACATTCACCACTTTTCCAGTTTCTTCTGCTTTGCGCAGAAAAAACCGGGTATGTTTGGAAATAGAAGTATTATCCAGGTCAAAAATCCCGACAATATTCTCCTGTTTTACCACGGTATCTTCCCCTAAATGAATATACATAGCAAACCTCTTTGTTTATGATTGAATCCTGCCATCCTCCACATGGAATATCTCTCCATGCTGAAGGCGTAGGGTATTGGAAATATCGCAGCAGGTAATAAATACCTGATGCCCTTTTACATGGTTTAAAATATAATCCTGGCGGGAAACATCTAATTCACTCATCACATCATCCAACAAAATAACCGGATTATTTCCAGTAATGGATTTCAGTAACTTGGCTTCCGCCAGTTTTAACGCCAAAATACTACTCCGCTGTTGCCCTTGGGAGCCATAGTTTTTGACGGATACGTCATTGATTAACAATTCCACCTCATCCCGATGCACGCCAATGCCGGTAAATCCCTGTTTGATATCTTGTTCCAGGTTCTGCTCCAGCTGTTCCAGATAATGCTGTACTTTATCTTGGGTATATTCCCGATCCCCAAGTTTATCAAATACAGTGGACTGGTATTCTACCCGCAGGTTTTCTTTCTGGGATGAAATTCCCTGGTAAATATGGTGGGAAAACTTTGCTACCTTATCGGTGTAATCCTGGCGCAGTAGGGAAACAATCGTCCCCAATTTTGCCAGCTGTAAATCCCAAATCTCCATCGTGTCTTTTAAATAAGGCTGACGGTAAAGCTCTTTTAAAAGGCTATTCCGCTGGTATAGTACCTTTTCATATTGGTGCAGGTAATGGTGGTAATCCGGCCGGATTTGGCAGATCGCGCTGTCCAAAAATTTCCGCCGTAAAGATGGCGAACCTTGGATAATCGAAAGATGGGCAGGAGAGAACACAACACAGAGGAAATTTCCCGCATACTCAGTGGGGGATTTTAATTCCACCCGGTTTAAAAAATATTTATTTTTTGCCCCAAATACCATATTGGCTTTTTGGATGCGCTGGGTATCATCAAACTCCAATGATAATTCTGCCCGCTGGCAATCAAATCCAATCAATTTGGATTCTTTGGAGCTCCGAAAGCTCCTAGCGCCAGAAAACAACCAGATGGCTTCAATTAAATTGGTTTTTCCCTGGGCATTCTGCCCATAAATGACATTAATCCCTTCTCCTGGCTGGATCACAATTTGTTTGAGATTACGAAACCCATCCCCTCGAAATTCAGTTACCTTCATGGATAATCAGTAGCTCCAATTCATTCCCGATGACAATTTTATCATTGGGGAATACTTTTTTACCACGAATATAACAAACTTCACCGTTGAGCATAACTTCACCATCCGCCACCATCTCTTTCGCGTGTCCGCCTGTCTCCGCAATGCCGG
This is a stretch of genomic DNA from Clostridium facile. It encodes these proteins:
- the remB gene encoding extracellular matrix regulator RemB; amino-acid sequence: MYIHLGEDTVVKQENIVGIFDLDNTSISKHTRFFLRKAEETGKVVNVSYELPRSFVVCCENGTTKVYISQISPATLRLRAKRGLKLE
- the recF gene encoding DNA replication/repair protein RecF (All proteins in this family for which functions are known are DNA-binding proteins that assist the filamentation of RecA onto DNA for the initiation of recombination or recombinational repair.), coding for MKVTEFRGDGFRNLKQIVIQPGEGINVIYGQNAQGKTNLIEAIWLFSGARSFRSSKESKLIGFDCQRAELSLEFDDTQRIQKANMVFGAKNKYFLNRVELKSPTEYAGNFLCVVFSPAHLSIIQGSPSLRRKFLDSAICQIRPDYHHYLHQYEKVLYQRNSLLKELYRQPYLKDTMEIWDLQLAKLGTIVSLLRQDYTDKVAKFSHHIYQGISSQKENLRVEYQSTVFDKLGDREYTQDKVQHYLEQLEQNLEQDIKQGFTGIGVHRDEVELLINDVSVKNYGSQGQQRSSILALKLAEAKLLKSITGNNPVILLDDVMSELDVSRQDYILNHVKGHQVFITCCDISNTLRLQHGEIFHVEDGRIQS
- a CDS encoding RNA-binding S4 domain-containing protein, whose protein sequence is MKTETIPIHTPFIKLDQLLKFAGIAETGGHAKEMVADGEVMLNGEVCYIRGKKVFPNDKIVIGNELELLIIHEGN